Within Pelistega ratti, the genomic segment ATCCGTAAAAACAACAACCTCTAAATCAACACCTTCTTTAGCAAGTGCTGGTTTCATAAACTCTAAAATTTCAGCAGCAGGTACTGGCGTAGCCGCTACACTTAGTTTTTCACCCGCAAAAACGGCTTGCATACACCCTAATGCTACAAGAGCAGATACAAATAATTTTTTGTTATACATATAACTTCCTTTATATAAAATATGCTATATATAAGAGCATAACAAAATCTTTCTTTATCACACTATACTTTTTAGTGATAAGCATATAACTAATCCAAATTATGCATTGACATTAATTTTCACTTACTCTTACAATGGCTAATGACTATTGATTATCTTAAAAGGTCTATTCTCCATCTATATTATGAGTACCTCTAAACACCAACTTCCCTCTACCCCTTGGTCTGCTCAATCACACTGGAAACCCTCTTGGCTTTCACTTTGTGTTCTTATTCCTTCACTATTTTTATTTGGTGTCGGCGAAGGCTTACTCGTTAATGCTAGCTTAGGCTCTGCACCATGGGCTGTACTTGCACAAGGCATATCACTCAAAACGGGTAGTAATATCGGGTGGGTTACGTTAGGGATTAGTATTATCGTTATGTTAGGTTGGATACCCCTAAAACAAAAACCCGGTCTTGGTACTATCCTTAATATGACATTAATTGCACTCGGTCTGGGCTTAACAGTTCACTATCTACCCATACCAGAATCGCTTACACTTCGTCTATTATCCATTATTTTCGCTATTGTACTCATTGGGGTTTGCTCATCTTTTTACCTTACCTGCAAAATGGGTTCTGGCCCAAGAGATGGATTAATGGTAGGTATTTTTCAAAATACAGGCTGGAAAATAGGTAAAATCCGTATTTGTATTGAAATTATTGTTTGCCTTCTAGGTTGGCTACTAGGGGGGATTATTGGTATAGGCACGCTATTATTTGCCTTTGGTGTAGGCTGGGTTATTCAATTTTGCCTATCTTTAATGGCTAAGTATTACTAGACTTAACCCTCTTTATAAATCGTTTATGGTATTCGTTTCACTAAACCATTCTTTTATACATCAATCCATTTTATTATTTGAGGAGAGAAAATGAACGCTGTTGTTATTGCAGTTGTTGTCATGCTGGTACTATCACTGGCACGTATGCATGTTGTTCTTAGTTTAATTTTAGGGGCTATTGCTGGTGGTTTATCAGCTGGTTTAGGAATAGAAGTAACTATGCAAGCCTTTAAAACTGGGCTTTCTAACGGCGCAGAAACCGCTTTAAACTATGCATTACTGGGTGCTTTTGCAGTGGCTATTGCTCACTCTGGCTTACCCCAAATGCTTGCCAATGCCATTATTTCTCGGTTAAACAATACGAATAAAAAGGGTGCTACGATTAAATGGGGAATTTTAGGTTTAATTCTTATCATGAGTGTGATGAGTCAAAATATTATCCCTATTCATATTGCTTTTATTCCCCTTATTA encodes:
- a CDS encoding YczE/YyaS/YitT family protein is translated as MSTSKHQLPSTPWSAQSHWKPSWLSLCVLIPSLFLFGVGEGLLVNASLGSAPWAVLAQGISLKTGSNIGWVTLGISIIVMLGWIPLKQKPGLGTILNMTLIALGLGLTVHYLPIPESLTLRLLSIIFAIVLIGVCSSFYLTCKMGSGPRDGLMVGIFQNTGWKIGKIRICIEIIVCLLGWLLGGIIGIGTLLFAFGVGWVIQFCLSLMAKYY